TATATGATCTGTAATATGAGATAACATACATTCTCTTATGTTATAAAATAATGTTACAGATATAGATGACCATTTCAGAAGCAGTCGAAGAAGGGATGTTTCATTCAGAGAGTCCCATTCAAGAATTAATACGTATGCTAGTTAGATATGATTTAACTCCAAATCAAGCTAAAGTATACTTATTTTTAAGCAAAACTGGTATTAAAACTGCATCAGAGATATCAAAAGCATTAAAAATTCCAAGAACTGAAACATATCATCTATTATCAACACTACAACAACAAGGAATAATTTTTTCAGTGTTTGGAAAGCCAACAAAATTTAATGCTGTAGGATTGGAAGAATCATTGGAGATACTACTTAATAATGAAAAAAACAGAATTAATGAATTAGAATTAGGCAAAGATAGTTTGATAAAACTTTGGAAAATAATACCAAATTATGCTGAAAACAAAAAGGAATCACAAGAAAATAAATTTCAATCTCTCCAAGGAAGAAACTCAATTTTAGTAAAACTTGAACAAATGATAAAAGAATCTAAAGAAAACATCTTAGTTTTAGGAACAGAAAAGGATTTCAAAAGATTTTATTTTACAGAATTTACAGAATTGTTAAATAAAACAAAATCAAATTTGAGAATTTTAACAGATTATGCAGAAAATAACACTCATATTTTTGAAGATATTCCTAGTAAAAAAATTAAAAAAATTGATGATGTGAATCGAGAAGATTTTTGTTTCATTATCAAAGATGATACAGAGGTGATTTTTTTCATCAGCAATAACAAAATTAAAGATATGCTTGCAGTTTGGACAGATTCAAAGGCATTTGTGACTACGCTGAGATCATTATTCAGTTTGATGTGGAAGAAGTCCCACCATGTTGATGAAACTGATGAAGAGTCAATACTAGGCTCAAAAATGACATATGAACATAGATTAAGGGAGATTGAACAAGAAAAACGAATATTAAATTATCTGCAAGAAAACTTTGAATCACTAGGAAAGGAAAAGTAATGAATACGAAGAAAATACAAAAAGAAGGATCAGGAAAAATGAAAATATTGATAGTAGATGATAACGAACAGATTACGAAAATGTTAACTACATTTCTGGAATTAAAAGAGCATCAATGTACCATTGCAAATGATGGAAGTGAAGGGTTAAAAAAAATTAAAGAGAATGATTATGATGTAATTCTATTGGATTTGGCAATGCCTGAATTTGATGGATATTCAGTAATAAAAAATTTGGAAGAAAATAACATGTTAAAAGATCATAAAATAATTGTTTTTACAGCATCAACAATTACCCAAGATGAATTAGACAATCTTGTAAAAAGAGGGGTAGCAGCATACATTCTAAAACCAATCGATATTGATCTTTTACATTCAAAATTAATAGAAATTGCAAATGTGTAAAATAATGGTGCAATCAAGTGCTTTCAATTAAACACACTTTATTTTTAGTTTCAGGAGTTTCAAGTTTTATTATTTTTTACATGGGATTAGTAAATTTTCTGACATCAGTTGAACAATCTACAGGGGTGATTTTACTAATTTTTTCTGTTTTTGTAGCAACAAGTACATTATTGGCAACTCTCCACATTTCTAGAAGCATTACAAACCCCATAGAAAAATTAGCACAAAAAATGACTGAATTTTCAAAGACAAACAAAATGTCAAATCAAAATCAAATTAAAACTAATGTTAAAGAAATTTTTGAATTAAATGAGAATTTTGAAAGTATGGGAGGGAAAGTAGAAAAAATAATTGAAGTTCAAAATGAATATGTAGACATGTTAAAAGATATGGATAGAAAAAAAGTAGAGTTTTCATCAATGGTATCACATGAATTAAAGACTCCATTAGTTCCAATTCTAGGATATGTTCAAATGTTGCAAAAAGAAGAATTGTTAGGAGAATTAAATAAACAGCAAAAGGAAGCAATAAATGAAATTTATTCCTCGACAATAAAATTACAAAGACTTGTGGGCGATATTTTAACTACCCAAAAATTAGATTTAGGTAAATTAGATTTTAAAAAAGAAAATATCGAGGTTACTGCATTACTAAATTCAGTTATCAAGGAGTTCTCTCCAATTACAACTAACAAAAAAATACAACTAAAATTAGAGTTTAAAGAAAATGTCACCATATCAAGTGACAAAGACAGAATCAACCAAGTATTCTCAAATTTAATAAAAAATTCAATAGATTTTGTATCTCCAGGCACAGGAATTATAACAATTGGAGCAAAAAATTACGAGGACAGTATAGAGTTTTTTGTAAAAGATAATGGTTGTGGAATATCTCTTAAAAATCAAAAAGACATCTTCAGAAAGTTTTACCAAATTGATACATCCACTAGCAGAAAAAGAAATGGTAGTGGTTTAGGATTAGCAATATGTAAAGGAATCATCGAAGGATTAGGGGGAAAGATCTGGGTAAAAAGCATAGAAAATGTCGAGACAACATTTCATTTTAAAATTCCAAAAGAATTCATTCCAATTAAACTAAATACAAATGAAGGTAAAAATTAATTTATCCAATAACAAGATCCAATCCAAAAGACATTCTCAAACTAAGATTAGTTAAAGGAGAAATAAGTTTAGACGAATATGAAAAATTGAATTCAAAGTTAAACTAACTTGGATTTACCAGAGAATTTTTTTGATTCATTATTCCCTTCAATGAGTTATTTTTTACATCATTAAAGAATTTTTGAATCATTTTGATTCCTAAAACAACTTTGGGAGCATTATTTTTAACAAATTCTTCTCTTTCAGATAGAGATTTTGGCTTTGCATCTAAATAATTTTGATAAACTTTTTTCCCATCATAATCCACAAATGCAATTCTGGCACTGAAATCAGTTCTTTCTAAAACAAGACTATCTCCACCTACAATTGCAGTATGGTATGGGTGAACTATTAATGATTCAGATAATTTTTGGGACGTATTAATTTTTACGTTTTGTAAATCAGTTGCAAATGCATTAAAATCAGCTAGTAAGTAAAAAGTAGCATCAGGTTTTATTATTTTTACACCCTCAATAGAAGACAAGGCATGATATGTATACTCACCCATTATTTGATGTAAGTTACGAGTTACTTGAAAATATTCATCAATTTCTTTACTAATTTCAAATCCTGCAACAGCAGCATGCTGTATTGGAGTTGATACAGCAGTATATTCTGTTGCAAGAATTTTTTTAAATTGAATTTTAAGGTCAACTGCATGTTGAGGAAAGATCACATATCCAAGTCTATATCCTCCAGCAGCATGAGATTTTGACAATCCATTAGTTACAAAAGTTCCTTCAGGATAGATTTTTCCCATGCTGACAAATTTTGGAAAATCATATGTAGTTTGAGCATAAATTTCATCAGAGATTACTGTGATGTTTTGTTCCCTACACACATCTGCAATCTCTTCAAGTTCTAAACGATCATAAAGTAATCCCGTTGGATTATGAGGATTATTTAATATCAATATTTTTTGTCGGTCTTGTAATCTAAGTGCAAGTTTTCTCAAATCATTAGGAGATATTTTTCTATTTGCCCTAGTGGATAACATGTGATAATTTTTTTTCAAAAATCTAATTTGTGGCAAATATCCTAACCATGCAGGAGTTGGAAGTATAACAGTGCCATGTAAAATCTCTAAAAGATTAAAAATCAGCTCCTTAGTTCCAGGTCCTACGTAGATGCGTTTAGGATCAATATCCATTCCAAAATAATGTTTGTTATATTTAGAAATGGCATCTCGAAGTTCAGGAATTCCAGGTACTGCGGCATATGCACCCTTGTCAGCATTATTGATTAATGCTTGTTGGATTACTGTTGGTACTGGAAACGGGGATTGTCCAAATGCAAATCCATAAAACCCAAAACCACATTCAGGATGGGGACAATTGGAATGAAATTCCTGTAAAAAGGTATTTAGTTTAAGATTCTCTGGCATTTCAATGTCTTGAACCTGTTGATCAACTACAAATTTCAATGATGAATTTCCTTAGAAATGAATTCCGATATAAAGGTTGAAGGATTAAAAATTAATAATTCAAGACAATTCGTGAATTTCGTCCAAAATTTCAGGATTTTCAAGAGAAGACAAATCGCCTAATTCATGTCCCAATAGTTTTGATTTTAATAGCCTACGCATTATTTTTCCAGTTCTAGTTTTTGGAAGATCAGATAATTGAAAAACAAATTTTGGTTTTGCAATTTTACCAATTTTTGTTGCAATAAATTCAGATACTTCTGATTCCAAGTTTTTTTCATTATTGTCAGATACAAAAAACACAACAATTGCATCGCCAGTAAGTTCATCAGGTATTGCGATAGATGCAGCATCCGTTATTTTTTTATGTGAAATTACAGCATGTTCAATTTCAGAAGTACTCATTCTATGACCTGAGACATTTATCACATCATCGGTTCTTCCTCGCATGTACCATAAATTATCATTATCAATATACACATAATCGCCATGAAACCATACATTTGGAAATCTAGACCAATAAGTTTCAAGATATCTGTCATTTGCATTTAACAATCCTCTAGTCATGC
The window above is part of the Nitrosopumilus sp. genome. Proteins encoded here:
- a CDS encoding response regulator, yielding MNTKKIQKEGSGKMKILIVDDNEQITKMLTTFLELKEHQCTIANDGSEGLKKIKENDYDVILLDLAMPEFDGYSVIKNLEENNMLKDHKIIVFTASTITQDELDNLVKRGVAAYILKPIDIDLLHSKLIEIANV
- a CDS encoding HAMP domain-containing sensor histidine kinase, translated to MLSIKHTLFLVSGVSSFIIFYMGLVNFLTSVEQSTGVILLIFSVFVATSTLLATLHISRSITNPIEKLAQKMTEFSKTNKMSNQNQIKTNVKEIFELNENFESMGGKVEKIIEVQNEYVDMLKDMDRKKVEFSSMVSHELKTPLVPILGYVQMLQKEELLGELNKQQKEAINEIYSSTIKLQRLVGDILTTQKLDLGKLDFKKENIEVTALLNSVIKEFSPITTNKKIQLKLEFKENVTISSDKDRINQVFSNLIKNSIDFVSPGTGIITIGAKNYEDSIEFFVKDNGCGISLKNQKDIFRKFYQIDTSTSRKRNGSGLGLAICKGIIEGLGGKIWVKSIENVETTFHFKIPKEFIPIKLNTNEGKN
- a CDS encoding pyridoxal phosphate-dependent aminotransferase gives rise to the protein MKFVVDQQVQDIEMPENLKLNTFLQEFHSNCPHPECGFGFYGFAFGQSPFPVPTVIQQALINNADKGAYAAVPGIPELRDAISKYNKHYFGMDIDPKRIYVGPGTKELIFNLLEILHGTVILPTPAWLGYLPQIRFLKKNYHMLSTRANRKISPNDLRKLALRLQDRQKILILNNPHNPTGLLYDRLELEEIADVCREQNITVISDEIYAQTTYDFPKFVSMGKIYPEGTFVTNGLSKSHAAGGYRLGYVIFPQHAVDLKIQFKKILATEYTAVSTPIQHAAVAGFEISKEIDEYFQVTRNLHQIMGEYTYHALSSIEGVKIIKPDATFYLLADFNAFATDLQNVKINTSQKLSESLIVHPYHTAIVGGDSLVLERTDFSARIAFVDYDGKKVYQNYLDAKPKSLSEREEFVKNNAPKVVLGIKMIQKFFNDVKNNSLKGIMNQKNSLVNPS
- a CDS encoding TrmB family transcriptional regulator yields the protein MTISEAVEEGMFHSESPIQELIRMLVRYDLTPNQAKVYLFLSKTGIKTASEISKALKIPRTETYHLLSTLQQQGIIFSVFGKPTKFNAVGLEESLEILLNNEKNRINELELGKDSLIKLWKIIPNYAENKKESQENKFQSLQGRNSILVKLEQMIKESKENILVLGTEKDFKRFYFTEFTELLNKTKSNLRILTDYAENNTHIFEDIPSKKIKKIDDVNREDFCFIIKDDTEVIFFISNNKIKDMLAVWTDSKAFVTTLRSLFSLMWKKSHHVDETDEESILGSKMTYEHRLREIEQEKRILNYLQENFESLGKEK